One part of the Dioscorea cayenensis subsp. rotundata cultivar TDr96_F1 chromosome 2, TDr96_F1_v2_PseudoChromosome.rev07_lg8_w22 25.fasta, whole genome shotgun sequence genome encodes these proteins:
- the LOC120273003 gene encoding LOW QUALITY PROTEIN: lysine-specific demethylase SE14-like (The sequence of the model RefSeq protein was modified relative to this genomic sequence to represent the inferred CDS: deleted 1 base in 1 codon) produces MVSSDPPTITIPGWLETLPHAPVYRPTISDFSDPISFISRIEHEASRFGICKVIPPLPRASKSTTLQHLHSSLRIPFSTRCQELGSKKPSKTKQVWQSGDSYTIEQFEAKSKAFAKSQLHGLKEVTPLLVESLFWNAVAEKPITVEYANDVPGSAFAPRRKKRKREEGTPRSLSDSPWNLQGVARSPGSLTRFMPDDIPGVTSPMVYIGMLFSWFAWHVEDHELHSLNFLHMGAPKTWYAVPGEYAASLEEVVRVKGYGGNVDRLAAFMMLGEKTTLLLPEVLVEAGIPCCRLVQYPGEFVVTFPRAYHVGFSHGFTCGEAANFATPQWLKVAKEAAVRRTAMNHLPMLSHQQLLYMLTMSFISRVPRPVLSGVRSSRLRDREKERELLIKEAFLNDMMDENRKLHSLLEKESIPTVVLWEPELLPSASNVSQLNSSSTIHDTQLSVIDAEQGSDVNCKFKTMCDTVSGNRQLKEILCEETMGLTSIATHDISSGMTVKDVNTCCRSSNEETVGKMDDDDDEEEEEGGGGEEVLPFGLNVDSGTLACVACGVLGFPFMAIVQPELFSLSNDESYQKSEKSGWLKPCLPSYVQRTSKLGSADTKDSCLESEEQPNQESGPDSSSQLCGHIPAAECQGNACGSKLLKNVSQQSTSCVTKLVKVTCGRFGDADSEYIKARIFCLQHAIEIADLFRCKGGARILIICHSDYLKIKALAIAVAEEIGMQFNFKDFPIEDASATDLDLINFSIDGGEEHEDWTSKLGINLRYCIKVRKQSSSNQEPLPLSLSKLFADSPHLSVVSTLKWLSRKSRTPYKVVGKSYSKTHIVKDTVNDEALKVCQNHKRRPSFITAKHHGQHSKGQLEESHGSRGTKSVDDGNDHSRTSGFLLCKDNLELFCTDSLVTVPYSSPSDKRDVHVNSAVKGCERQQVLNSNEEASQTLFCDSVNSGFCQSSSDLSMFENAEAHQSGLVADAVPTGCKTGDFEESESEINIVVQEVESLEVLKEIIVAEDSYPLKFGRTQAPANKPTPETETIAHEKLEGDDLVHNTGLESSILKFALKVDQSIPQLVSHNNSVPLENLEVSASELVNAELDVCSKLNNNESDIDDSQPQQNHILGSKESSLQCNGEDQNRQLGCEYVIDKPELQQNIKASADPEINGSMASEAETSEIPLDASNVDCINLLQDISVKLPHSVGRAKGLVMPQLSNGIIDVNSVPEDVSVQNGVIRNNVRPIIVYKRAERPKKKQKSEAEPMSNVHLSSNEFIRSPCEGLRPRTGRRSLDETADVGAAEKGEGYKTKKRDRPAGQSIIQKAEGTYICDIDGCLISFRTKRELDRHRDNRCIFKGCGKMFSSHALAMRHQRAHEDERPLKCPWKGCGMSFKWAWARTEHVRLHTGERPYKCKVAGCGLTFRFVSDFSRHRRKTGHSGNSKT; encoded by the exons ATGGTGTCCTCCGATCCACCCACCATCACCATCCCTGGCTGGCTGGAAACCCTGCCGCATGCCCCAGTCTACCGGCCCACCATCTCCGACTTCTCCGACCCCATCTCCTTCATCTCCCGCatcgagcatgaagcatctcgCTTCGGCATCTGCAAGGTCATCCCTCCCCTTCCCAGAGCATCCAAGTCCACTACACTTCAACACCTCCATTCTTCTCTTCGAATCCCCTTTAGCACTCGTTGCCAGGAACTCGGCTCCAAGAAACCCTCAAAGACCAAGCAGGTGTGGCAATCTGGTGATTCTTATACTATTGAGCAATTCGAGGCCAAATCCAAGGCCTTTGCGAAGTCCCAACTTCATGGCCTTAAAGAGGTTACTCCATTGCTCGTTGAATCCCTCTTCTGGAACGCCGTCGCTGAGAAACCAATTACTGTCGAGTATGCCAACGATGTCCCTGGCTCTGCCTTTGCCCCTCGCCGGAAGAAGCGGAAACGGGAGGAAGGGACTCCGCGGAGCTTGTCAGATAGTCCTTGGAATCTTCAGGGGGTTGCGAGGTCGCCTGGGTCACTGACTCGGTTCATGCCTGATGACATTCCTGGGGTTACTTCGCCAATGGTTTATATTGGGATGTTGTTTAGTTGGTTTGCTTGGCATGTGGAGGATCATGAGTTGCATAGTTTGAATTTCTTGCATATGGGGGCGCCGAAGACTTGGTATGCTGTGCCTGGAGAGTATGCGGCGAGTCTGGAGGAGGTTGTCAGGGTGAAGGGTTATGGTGGCAATGTGGATCGTTTAG CGGCTTTTATGATGTTGGGTGAGAAGACAACACTGTTGTTGCCGGAGGTTTTGGTGGAAGCTGGGATTCCGTGTTGCAG GTTGGTGCAGTATCCTGGAGAATTTGTAGTGACATTTCCAAGAGCGTATCATGTCGGGTTCAGTCATG GATTCACTTGCGGAGAAGCTGCTAATTTTGCAACACCACAGTGGCTGAAGGTGGCAAAGGAGGCTGCAGTCCGAAGAACTGCAATGAATCATCTTCCTATGCTCTCTCACCAACAATTGCTTTACATGCTAACAATGTCTTTTATATCCAG AGTTCCTAGACCAGTGCTCTCTGGTGTGCGGAGTTCACGTCTGAGAGATCGTGAGAAAGAAAGGGAATTGCTGATTAAGGAAGCATTTCTGAATGACATGATGGATGAGAACCGTAAATTACATAGCCTTCTTGAGAAAGAATCGATTCCTACTGTAGTTCTGTGGGAACCTGAATTACTGCCTTCTGCATCAAATGTTTCTCAGTTAAATTCATCTTCAACAATTCATGATACACAGCTGTCAGTGATTGATGCTGAACAAGGAAGTGATGTTAACTGTAAATTCAAGACCATGTGTGACACAGTATCAGGCAATCGCCAATTAAAAGAAATACTGTGTGAAGAGACTATGGGCCTCACTAGCATAGCAACTCATGATATCTCATCAGGTATGACAGTAAAGGATGTTAATACATGCTGCCGAAGTTCTAATGAAGAAACAGTAGGCaaaatggatgatgatgatgatgaggaggaggaggagggaggcggagg ggaggaggtccTCCCATTTGGTTTAAATGTTGACTCTGGAACATTGGCCTGTGTAGCTTGCGGGGTCCTTGGTTTTCCATTTATGGCAATTGTGCAACCTGAGCTCTTTTCACTAAGTAATGATGAATCTTATCAAAAGTCTGAGAAATCAGGTTGGTTAAAGCCTTGCTTACCTTCTTATGTGCAAAGGACTTCCAAACTTGGTTCAG CAGACACAAAAGACTCCTGCTTGGAGTCTGAGGAGCAACCAAATCAAGAATCAGGTCCTGATTCATCTTCACAACTTTGTGGCCATATTCCTGCTGCTGAATGCCAAGGCAATGCCTGTGGTTCCAAGCTATTGAAAAATGTTAGTCAGCAGTCTACCTCCTGTGTCACCAAATTGGTGAAAGTAACTTGTGGAAGATTTGGTGACGCAGATTCTGAATATATAAAAGCGAGGATCTTTTGCTTGCAGCATGCTATTGAAATTGCAGATTTGTTTAGGTGCAAGGGTGGTGCACGTATACTGATTATTTGCCATTCAG ACTATCTCAAAATAAAAGCACTAGCCATAGCAGTTGCTGAGGAAATTGGCATGCAATTCAATTTTAAAGATTTCCCAATAGAGGATGCATCTGCAACTGATCTGGATCTGATTAATTTCTCAATTGATGGAGGAGAAGAACATGAAGATTGGACATCAAAACTTGGAATTAATCTGAGATATTGTATTAAAGTTAGGAAGCAGTCATCATCAAATCAAGAGCCACTTCCATTATCTCTGAGTAAACTTTTTGCTGATTCCCCCCATCTTTCAGTTGTTTCTACCCTCAAGTGGCTTTCCAGAAAATCTCGCACACCATACAAAGTTGTTGGCAAATCATATTCAAAAACACATATTGTGAAAGACACTGTGAATGATGAAGCCCTTAAAGTCTGTCAAAATCATAAAAGAAGGCCAAGTTTTATTACTGCTAAGCATCACGGGCAACATTCAAAAGGTCAACTGGAAGAATCTCATGGTAGCCGTGGAACAAAGTCAGTTGATGATGGGAATGATCATAGCAGGACATCTGGTTTTTTACTTTGTAAAGATAATTTGGAACTTTTCTGCACCGATTCATTAGTTACTGTCCCCT ATTCCTCGCCATCAGACAAGCGTGATGTGCATGTTAACTCAGCTGTTAAAGGTTGTGAAAGACAACAGGTGCTTAACTCTAATGAGGAAGCTAGTCAAACCTTGTTTTGTGATTCTGTGAATTCGGGGTTTTGCCAATCATCTTCAGATTTGTCAATGTTTGAAAATGCTGAAGCACATCAAAGTGGACTTGTAGCAGATGCAGTTCCCACAGGGTGCAAGACTGGTGATTTTGAAGAGTCAGAATCCgaaataaatattgttgttcAAGAGGTTGAATCTTTAGAAGTTCTCAAAGAAATTATAGTTGCAGAAGACAGTTATCCTTTAAAGTTTGGTAGGACCCAAGCTCCAGCCAATAAGCCTACTCCAGAGACAGAAACCATTGCCCATGAAAAACTAGAAGGGGATGATTTGGTTCATAACACTGGTTTAGAGAGTAGTATTCTTAAGTTTGCTTTGAAGGTGGACCAGTCTATTCCTCAGTTAGTTTCACACAATAATTCTGTTCCGCTTGAGAACCTTGAGGTTTCAGCTTCAGAACTTGTAAATGCAGAATTAGATGTTTGTTCCAAACTCAATAACAATGAATCAGACATTGATGATTCTCAACCACAACAAAATCATATTCTAGGGTCAAAAGAAAGCAGCTTGCAATGTAATGGTGAAGATCAGAACAGGCAGCTTGGATGTGAATATGTAATTGATAAGCCTGAACTCCAGCAGAATATCAAGGCTTCAGCTGATCCTGAAATTaatggttctatggcttcagaAGCTGAAACTTCTGAAATCCCACTGGATGCATCTAATGTTGACTGCATAAATCTTTTGCAAGATATTTCAGTGAAGCTGCCTCATTCTGTTGGAAGGGCCAAGGGATTGGTTATGCCTCAATTGAGCAATGGCATAATTGATGTAAATTCGGTTCCAGAAGATGTTTCTGTGCAAAATGGGGTGATAAGAAATAATGTGCGGCCAATCATTGTGTACAAGCGAGCTGAGAGGCCCAAAAAGAAACAGAAGAGTGAGGCAGAGCCGATGTCAAATGTTCATCTAAGCTCTAATGAATTCATTCGTAGCCCTTGTGAGGGTTTGAGGCCAAGGACTGGTCGACGTTCTCTGGATGAAACAGCAGATGTTGGAGCAGCGGAGAAGGGTGAAGGTTACAAGACAAAGAAACGAGACAGGCCAGCAGGTCAAAGTATAATACAGAAGGCTGAGGGAACCTATATATGTGACATTGATGGGTGCCTTATTAGCTTTAGGACAAAGAGAGAGCTTGACCGTCACCGGGACAATCGTTGTATATTTAAAGGCTGTGGGAAGATGTTCAGCTCTCATGCTCTCGCAATGCGCCACCAACGTGCTCACGAAGATGAGCGGCCTCTCAAGTGCCCATGGAAAGGTTGTGGTATGTCCTTCAAGTGGGCATGGGCCAGAACAGAGCATGTCCGGCTTCACACAGGTGAGCGGCCATATAAATGCAAGGTTGCTGGTTGTGGATTGACATTCAGATTTGTTTCAGATTTCAGCCGTCATAGAAGGAAGACTGGGCATTCTGGGAATTCAAAAACATAG